A single window of Leptospira koniambonensis DNA harbors:
- the ccoN gene encoding cytochrome-c oxidase, cbb3-type subunit I, with protein sequence MSSSEQKYNDTIVKGFLISGLVWGLASMLVGVWIAFQMVYPELNFGPYFTFGRLRPLHTNAAIFGFALSIVFATGYHTVQRLCRVRIWSDKLSNLHLFLYNLSIVAAAITLPLGLNQSKEYAELEWPLDLLIVVWFVVFLINYFGTIFTRQEKQLYAAIWFYIASWVTIPILFIVNNLSIPVSWIKSYSVYSGVYDANIQWWYGHNAVAFVLTTPFLGMMYYYLPKHIKQPIYSHRLSIIHFWSLIFLYIWAGPHHLLYSPLPDWLQTTGMVFSIMLWMPSWGGMLNGFLTLTQAKEKIKTDATLKMLLVGLTFYGMSTFEGPLLSIRAVSGLGHNTDWIIGHVHGGTLGWVGMMSFAAIYYLVPRLWDTNLFSERLANTHFWIATLGILLYIVSMWVSGISEGSMWRAIDETGSLKFPNWVQITETLKPYRLFRGIGGALYLSGVVLMIYNVVRTIQSAGSGFKEIDPRIGLKEGKTV encoded by the coding sequence ATGAGTTCTTCAGAACAAAAATATAATGATACGATCGTCAAAGGATTTTTGATATCGGGACTGGTCTGGGGTCTGGCTTCCATGCTTGTGGGAGTATGGATCGCTTTCCAAATGGTGTATCCCGAATTAAATTTCGGACCTTACTTCACTTTTGGTAGGCTAAGACCTTTACATACAAATGCAGCAATTTTCGGATTTGCATTAAGTATTGTATTCGCAACAGGCTATCATACGGTACAAAGACTTTGTAGAGTAAGAATTTGGAGTGATAAACTCTCCAATTTACATTTATTCTTATACAACCTTTCGATTGTAGCCGCTGCAATCACTCTTCCTTTGGGACTAAACCAATCCAAAGAGTATGCTGAGTTAGAATGGCCATTGGATCTATTGATCGTGGTTTGGTTTGTGGTGTTCTTGATCAATTATTTCGGGACCATCTTCACTCGCCAGGAAAAACAACTCTATGCTGCAATCTGGTTTTATATAGCTTCTTGGGTAACGATCCCAATATTATTTATAGTTAATAATCTTTCTATTCCAGTTAGTTGGATCAAATCATACTCCGTTTACTCTGGAGTGTATGATGCAAACATCCAATGGTGGTATGGTCATAACGCGGTCGCATTCGTTCTTACCACTCCGTTCTTAGGAATGATGTATTATTATCTTCCTAAACATATTAAACAACCAATCTACAGTCATAGACTCTCCATCATTCACTTCTGGAGTTTGATCTTCCTGTATATCTGGGCTGGTCCTCACCATCTACTTTATTCTCCTCTTCCTGATTGGTTACAAACAACAGGTATGGTATTCAGTATCATGTTATGGATGCCTTCTTGGGGAGGAATGTTAAATGGATTCTTAACTCTCACTCAGGCCAAAGAAAAGATCAAAACAGACGCTACATTAAAGATGTTACTCGTTGGACTCACCTTCTACGGTATGTCCACATTCGAGGGTCCTCTTCTTTCCATAAGAGCAGTAAGCGGTTTAGGTCATAACACTGACTGGATCATAGGTCATGTTCATGGCGGAACATTAGGTTGGGTGGGAATGATGTCATTCGCTGCAATTTACTACTTAGTTCCAAGATTATGGGATACAAATCTATTCTCTGAACGATTAGCAAACACTCACTTCTGGATCGCAACACTCGGTATCTTATTGTATATCGTGTCTATGTGGGTCTCCGGTATCAGCGAAGGATCTATGTGGAGAGCAATAGACGAAACAGGTTCTCTAAAATTTCCGAACTGGGTGCAGATCACCGAAACCTTAAAACCATATAGATTGTTTAGAGGGATCGGAGGAGCGCTCTATCTATCAGGAGTTGTTCTAATGATCTATAACGTAGTCAGAACAATTCAAAGCGCAGGCTCCGGGTTTAAAGAAATTGATCCAAGGATCGGATTAAAAGAGGGGAAAACAGTATGA
- the ccoO gene encoding cytochrome-c oxidase, cbb3-type subunit II, giving the protein MSWFDKLLDWFSGFTDQWEKHGVKFTLYTTIAILIGGLFELVPPFFLTKTAEPIQNVKPYNALELAGRDVYQKEGCNNCHTQMVRPFKWEVDRFDPQHSYGKDGYSKAGEYVYDHPFLWGSKRTGPDLAHESQIQSSAEWHKTHLINPRDTAKGSIMPAYPWLFEESSIIDASKIADHMRGLQKIGVPYTEEDISSASTLLAGKTAGDALIAYLLKLGRDTAELSKSLQ; this is encoded by the coding sequence ATGAGTTGGTTTGACAAATTATTGGATTGGTTCTCCGGTTTTACCGATCAGTGGGAAAAACATGGAGTTAAGTTCACGCTTTACACCACGATCGCAATTTTGATCGGAGGATTATTTGAGTTAGTTCCACCATTCTTTCTCACGAAAACTGCGGAACCAATCCAAAACGTAAAGCCGTATAACGCGTTAGAATTAGCAGGAAGAGACGTTTATCAGAAAGAAGGATGTAATAACTGTCACACTCAGATGGTTCGTCCATTCAAATGGGAAGTAGATCGTTTTGATCCTCAGCATTCTTACGGAAAAGATGGATACTCTAAAGCGGGAGAATATGTTTATGATCATCCTTTCTTATGGGGATCCAAAAGAACAGGACCGGATCTGGCTCATGAATCCCAGATCCAATCTTCTGCAGAATGGCATAAGACACATTTGATCAACCCTAGAGATACAGCAAAAGGTTCCATCATGCCTGCTTATCCTTGGTTATTCGAAGAATCTTCTATCATTGATGCTTCTAAGATCGCAGATCATATGAGAGGACTCCAAAAGATAGGAGTTCCTTATACTGAGGAAGATATTAGTTCTGCCTCTACCCTTTTAGCGGGTAAAACGGCAGGAGATGCACTTATCGCCTATCTGCTGAAATTAGGAAGAGATACGGCCGAATTGTCCAAAAGTTTACAGTAA
- a CDS encoding cbb3-type cytochrome c oxidase subunit 3: MDLDTLQIYKSLRLPILVLSIFTIILYVYRSSRKERMEEPKFRMLEED; encoded by the coding sequence ATGGATCTTGATACATTACAAATTTATAAATCATTAAGGCTTCCGATACTGGTGCTTTCCATATTTACGATTATCTTATACGTATATAGAAGTTCCAGAAAGGAAAGAATGGAAGAACCTAAATTCAGAATGCTGGAGGAGGATTAA
- a CDS encoding acetyl-CoA hydrolase/transferase family protein codes for MDLHFVSPKEAVSEIKNDQRVFIHSVYAAPKLLIEALSDRASELQNIEMVHIHTEGEVPYAQKGMESSFHTNALFVGANMREAVKEGRADYLPIFLSECPSLFRKKILPLDVALITVSPPDKHGFCSLGVSVDTSKAAVDSANIVIAQVNRFMPRTHGDGIIHINKIHKLVEGNIPLLEALHTEPDPVETKIGEYIAGLVEDGATLQMGIGAIPDAVLSCLKNHKDLGIHTEMFSDGVISLVEKGIITGKNKKIHPGKIVTGFVMGTKKLYDFVDDNPEVVFLDIGYINDTANIRKNPKVTAINSAIEVDLTGQVCADSIGTRQYSGVGGQMDFIRGASLSEGGKPIIALPSVTSHGKSRIVPILQAGASVTTTRAHVHYVITEYGIADLYGKNLKQRAKLLTQIAHPNHRESLERESFERFKGF; via the coding sequence ATGGATTTACATTTTGTTTCGCCGAAAGAAGCGGTTTCAGAGATCAAAAACGATCAAAGAGTTTTCATCCACAGTGTATATGCTGCTCCAAAACTTCTAATTGAAGCATTGAGCGATAGAGCATCCGAATTACAAAATATTGAAATGGTCCATATCCATACAGAAGGAGAAGTTCCGTATGCACAAAAAGGAATGGAGTCTTCTTTTCATACAAACGCGCTATTTGTAGGTGCAAATATGAGAGAAGCTGTAAAAGAAGGAAGAGCTGATTATCTTCCAATTTTTTTAAGCGAATGTCCTTCTCTATTCAGAAAAAAGATACTTCCATTGGATGTGGCGCTCATCACAGTTTCTCCTCCCGACAAACATGGATTTTGTTCCTTGGGAGTTTCAGTAGATACAAGTAAGGCAGCAGTGGATTCTGCAAATATTGTAATTGCTCAAGTAAATAGATTCATGCCCAGAACCCACGGGGACGGGATCATTCATATAAACAAAATCCATAAATTAGTAGAAGGTAATATTCCATTACTCGAGGCCCTACATACGGAACCAGACCCAGTAGAAACTAAGATCGGAGAATATATTGCGGGTCTTGTAGAAGATGGAGCAACTCTCCAAATGGGAATTGGAGCCATTCCTGACGCAGTTCTATCTTGTTTAAAAAATCATAAAGATCTCGGGATTCATACTGAGATGTTTTCTGATGGTGTGATCTCTTTGGTAGAAAAAGGAATTATCACTGGTAAAAATAAAAAGATCCATCCAGGAAAGATTGTAACAGGTTTCGTAATGGGAACCAAAAAACTGTACGATTTCGTAGATGATAATCCAGAAGTAGTATTCTTAGATATCGGTTATATAAACGATACTGCGAATATCCGCAAAAACCCAAAAGTAACAGCGATCAATTCTGCAATTGAAGTGGATCTTACAGGTCAAGTATGTGCTGATTCTATAGGGACAAGACAATATTCTGGTGTAGGAGGACAGATGGATTTTATCCGAGGGGCTTCTCTTTCAGAAGGCGGAAAACCGATCATTGCTCTTCCTTCCGTGACTTCTCATGGAAAATCAAGGATTGTTCCGATTCTGCAGGCCGGCGCAAGCGTAACAACCACAAGAGCGCATGTTCATTATGTAATCACTGAATACGGCATTGCAGATCTTTACGGTAAAAATCTGAAACAAAGAGCAAAACTTCTTACACAAATTGCTCATCCAAATCATAGAGAATCTCTGGAAAGAGAATCATTCGAAAGGTTCAAAGGATTTTAA